One window from the genome of Actinomycetota bacterium encodes:
- a CDS encoding DUF1349 domain-containing protein, whose translation MNNVDGTFDYTPDAGYVGGDSFTYQVCDATAMCDTATVTVTVTNVAPVAVDDSVTTPEGTLVTIDVVANDIDGNLDPTSTTAQTAPVYGALVNNVDGTFDYTPDAGYVGEDSFTYQVCDTEAACDTATVTIGMLSPSAFVSDDFFGASINGTVWTQVDPDADSTFGISRSGNQLVIEVPAAAAHDAWIDSTAVPPITFNAPRLMQPAADTNFEIIAKFQSQMTEPEQDQGIIVQQDADTFLRFDVFAYGRDATAFAAFIDGGPDNFPYSSVAPLGHQPIWLKVTRSGNTWTYSTSSDGSTWTEQLTFDQLMTVTQVGVYAANPSPTDRPAPATRVIVDYFFNGASPITPEDGGGTIFDIWYGDVQKFGNIGNAQKWIDVLGNVDDPDGIASLSYSLNGGASHSLSMGPDSRRLLMPGDFDVQISTADPDLVSGANTVVIVAVDGLGNPTTKTVTVNWSTGNVWPSPYSIDWSTVTDIQDVAQVVDGQWEVDSNNLLTVDVGYDRLIDIGDVTWDQYEVLVPMKIRGLDTVNGYDAPSYGPALGILMGWDGHEDCSAFTEPACDPSAQPVWGWWPSGSLGELRWTDTFEGLRLVGFNPDVRSELAQSINIGSTYWFKMRVETTVDGPLYSLKIWEDGTTEPTSWQLTDQQGEAGDPVSGSFLLLVHHVDVAIGNVTVTPLP comes from the coding sequence GTGAACAACGTTGATGGGACCTTCGATTACACGCCCGATGCAGGGTACGTAGGTGGGGACTCCTTTACCTATCAGGTGTGTGACGCCACCGCCATGTGCGATACGGCGACGGTGACCGTGACGGTCACGAACGTGGCGCCGGTGGCGGTGGATGATTCGGTGACGACGCCCGAGGGGACGTTGGTCACGATCGACGTGGTTGCCAACGACATCGATGGGAATCTGGATCCGACATCGACGACCGCGCAGACGGCACCGGTGTACGGAGCGTTGGTGAACAACGTTGACGGGACCTTCGATTACACGCCCGACGCCGGATACGTCGGTGAGGACTCGTTCACCTATCAGGTGTGTGACACCGAGGCGGCGTGTGACACGGCGACCGTGACGATCGGGATGCTGTCACCCTCCGCGTTCGTGTCGGACGACTTCTTCGGGGCGTCGATCAACGGCACGGTGTGGACGCAGGTCGACCCGGATGCAGACTCGACGTTCGGTATCTCCCGATCGGGGAACCAGCTCGTGATCGAGGTTCCCGCGGCCGCTGCGCACGACGCATGGATCGATTCGACCGCCGTGCCGCCCATCACGTTCAACGCACCGAGACTCATGCAACCTGCCGCCGACACGAATTTCGAGATCATCGCGAAATTCCAGTCGCAGATGACCGAACCCGAGCAAGATCAAGGGATCATCGTCCAGCAGGATGCGGACACGTTCCTGCGGTTCGACGTTTTCGCCTACGGCAGAGATGCGACCGCCTTCGCGGCCTTCATCGACGGTGGACCCGACAACTTCCCGTACAGCAGTGTGGCCCCGCTCGGACACCAGCCGATCTGGTTGAAAGTCACGCGGTCGGGCAACACGTGGACGTACTCGACATCGAGCGACGGCTCCACATGGACGGAGCAGTTGACCTTCGATCAGTTGATGACGGTGACCCAAGTGGGCGTGTACGCCGCGAACCCGAGCCCGACCGATCGTCCCGCGCCTGCCACTCGGGTGATCGTGGACTACTTCTTCAACGGCGCATCGCCGATCACGCCCGAGGACGGCGGTGGGACGATCTTCGATATCTGGTACGGCGATGTCCAGAAATTCGGAAACATCGGCAACGCACAGAAATGGATCGATGTTCTCGGCAACGTCGACGACCCGGACGGAATCGCATCGCTGAGCTATTCGCTGAACGGTGGAGCGAGTCACAGCCTCTCGATGGGCCCGGACAGTCGCCGTCTGCTCATGCCCGGCGACTTCGACGTGCAGATATCGACCGCGGATCCGGATCTCGTCAGCGGTGCCAACACCGTCGTCATCGTCGCGGTCGACGGTCTGGGCAACCCGACCACCAAGACGGTGACGGTCAACTGGAGTACCGGCAACGTCTGGCCGTCGCCCTACTCGATCGACTGGAGCACCGTCACCGACATTCAGGACGTCGCCCAGGTGGTCGACGGACAGTGGGAGGTCGACTCCAATAATCTGCTGACCGTGGATGTCGGGTACGACCGTCTCATCGACATCGGCGATGTCACATGGGATCAGTATGAAGTGTTGGTACCCATGAAGATTCGGGGCCTCGATACGGTGAACGGGTACGACGCTCCCAGCTACGGCCCGGCGCTCGGCATCCTGATGGGTTGGGACGGGCACGAGGACTGTTCGGCGTTCACCGAGCCGGCCTGTGACCCCTCTGCGCAACCTGTCTGGGGCTGGTGGCCTTCCGGATCACTCGGTGAGCTGCGGTGGACGGACACGTTCGAGGGGCTCCGGCTCGTCGGCTTCAATCCGGACGTCCGCTCCGAGCTGGCCCAGTCGATCAACATCGGCTCGACCTACTGGTTCAAGATGCGTGTCGAGACGACCGTGGACGGCCCCCTGTACAGTCTGAAGATCTGGGAAGACGGGACCACAGAGCCGACCAGTTGGCAACTCACCGACCAGCAGGGAGAGGCGGGTGATCCGGTCTCCGGTTCATTCCTTCTGCTCGTGCACCATGTCGACGTTGCGATCGGAAACGT
- a CDS encoding cell wall-binding repeat-containing protein yields the protein MTLWITVGAAVVPLPQAAAAENATPQSLGVVERIWGTSRFDTAAAISAAVFDPGVPVAYVATGLNFPDAIAGAAATGGQSPILLVSTDTIPQSTADELVRLQPGRIVVLGGTAVISPSVEAALAAYTTGTVTRLSGADRYASAAAVSAATFAPGVPVAYIATGVNFPDALAGGPVGALRGGPILLVGSSIPAATANELVRLAPGEIVVLGGTLAVSQDIETALNAYTSGSVRRLSGSNRYATAAAISSDYFAPGVPVVYVATGLNYPDAIAGGPAAARQGGPVLLVEQDAVPYATGQELLRLATSRIVVLGGTGAVSDAVRIELATYLAPVAVDDAATTSEGTFGCQRHRWESGSDIDDRADGTAARCVGEQR from the coding sequence GTGACATTGTGGATCACCGTCGGAGCGGCCGTCGTTCCACTGCCACAGGCCGCTGCCGCCGAGAACGCGACACCACAGTCCCTTGGGGTGGTTGAGCGAATATGGGGCACGAGCCGATTCGACACCGCGGCGGCGATATCTGCAGCCGTGTTCGATCCGGGCGTTCCGGTCGCCTATGTGGCCACCGGGCTCAACTTCCCGGACGCCATTGCCGGAGCCGCTGCGACGGGCGGCCAGAGTCCGATCCTGCTTGTGAGCACCGACACCATTCCACAATCGACCGCGGATGAGCTCGTGCGATTGCAGCCCGGTCGGATCGTCGTACTCGGTGGGACGGCGGTGATCTCGCCATCTGTCGAAGCGGCCCTTGCCGCGTACACCACCGGCACGGTGACACGCCTGTCGGGCGCGGACCGGTACGCATCCGCTGCAGCCGTGTCTGCGGCGACGTTCGCTCCCGGAGTCCCCGTGGCCTACATCGCCACCGGTGTGAACTTTCCCGATGCGCTCGCCGGTGGTCCCGTGGGAGCACTCAGAGGTGGGCCGATTCTTCTGGTGGGCAGCTCGATCCCTGCCGCCACGGCCAACGAGCTCGTACGGCTCGCACCCGGTGAGATCGTGGTGCTCGGTGGGACCCTCGCGGTCTCCCAAGACATCGAAACGGCCCTCAACGCATATACCAGCGGGTCGGTCAGACGACTTTCCGGCTCGAATCGGTATGCGACCGCCGCAGCGATCTCCTCGGACTATTTCGCGCCGGGAGTCCCCGTGGTCTATGTCGCCACCGGGCTGAACTACCCGGATGCCATCGCAGGAGGGCCTGCGGCCGCCCGGCAAGGCGGACCTGTGCTCCTGGTCGAACAAGACGCTGTCCCGTACGCGACCGGCCAAGAACTTCTCCGACTCGCGACCAGCAGAATCGTTGTCCTCGGCGGCACCGGTGCGGTCTCCGACGCCGTCCGGATCGAACTCGCAACGTATCTGGCGCCGGTGGCGGTGGATGATGCGGCGACGACGTCCGAGGGGACGTTTGGTTGCCAACGACATCGATGGGAATCTGGATCCGACATCGACGACCGTGCAGACGGCACCGCTGCACGGTGTGTTGGTGAACAACGTTGA